In Acidianus brierleyi, one genomic interval encodes:
- a CDS encoding DUF929 family protein has protein sequence MIKMRKVWIGIVGIILITIVILLVYPSISFHQNLVLGKFFKISNKDYAPKGKIVIWFVTWVGCPVGASDSWILYSFLHKNNVNVNITLHYSDPNDKIGPLPGIVFSNGIPNTCVPYNYSSGNIIFSVCYMMNEYFNETPNGIPVLPNNILNTEIKEIKDVLPQWVYSLVYYYNVKATYNINGKTISPSYYVNPHHIISTIVISGKGGTWIMVGPMYNLTVLKGLTYEYVMHNLYNFSWYRTSYQEFSETVNKAQE, from the coding sequence ATGATAAAAATGAGGAAAGTTTGGATAGGGATAGTAGGAATTATATTAATTACTATTGTTATTCTTCTCGTATATCCTTCCATTTCTTTCCATCAAAATCTTGTCCTAGGAAAATTTTTTAAAATAAGTAATAAAGACTATGCTCCAAAAGGTAAAATAGTAATATGGTTCGTCACGTGGGTAGGATGTCCGGTAGGCGCATCGGATAGTTGGATACTTTATAGTTTTCTTCACAAAAATAACGTTAACGTTAACATTACACTACACTATTCCGACCCTAACGATAAAATAGGTCCTTTACCTGGGATAGTTTTCAGTAACGGAATTCCTAACACTTGCGTTCCATATAATTACTCCTCTGGAAACATTATTTTTAGTGTATGCTATATGATGAACGAATATTTTAACGAAACACCAAATGGAATTCCAGTATTACCAAATAATATCCTAAATACTGAAATCAAAGAAATTAAAGACGTACTTCCTCAATGGGTCTATTCTTTAGTATATTATTATAATGTTAAGGCAACATATAATATTAACGGAAAGACAATTTCTCCATCATACTATGTTAACCCTCACCACATAATTTCCACAATAGTTATTTCAGGTAAAGGAGGAACGTGGATTATGGTAGGACCAATGTACAATCTAACAGTTCTAAAGGGATTAACATATGAATATGTAATGCATAATTTGTATAATTTTTCGTGGTATAGAACTTCGTATCAAGAATTTTCAGAAACCGTAAATAAAGCTCAAGAATAG
- a CDS encoding selenium-binding family protein yields MIPFKTDPTFYPSPKSAMKSKPEDLAYVACLYEGTKLDRPDFIAVVDVNPHSQTYSKVVGKVELPYKGDELHHFGWNACSSALCPNGIPGIERRYLIVPGLRSSRIYVIDTKENPRNPKITKIIEPEEVKEKSGYSRLHTVHCGPNGIYISAFGNTAGEGPGGILVLDHFSFNVLGRWEIDRGDQYLAYDFWWNLPNEVMVTSEWGVPNTIEDGLKIEHLKDRYGNRIHFWDLEKRRKIQSITLGDENRMALELRPFHDPTKLMGFINMVVSLKDLSSSIWLWYYEGGKWNAEKVIEIEAEKSDTQLPEILKPFNAVPPLVTDIDLSLDDKYLYVSCWGTGEVRKYDVSNPFKPSLVGKVKLGGIGSKEYHPSGVELSGGPQMLEVSRDGKRIYVTNSLYSTWDNQFYPGGIRGWMVKLNSEDGLRLDKEFLVDFGEARAHQTRLSGGDASSDSYCYP; encoded by the coding sequence ATGATCCCATTTAAAACAGACCCTACTTTTTATCCATCTCCTAAGTCAGCTATGAAATCGAAACCAGAAGATCTAGCTTATGTAGCGTGTCTATATGAGGGAACCAAATTAGATAGACCAGACTTTATAGCTGTAGTTGACGTAAATCCGCACTCTCAGACGTATTCAAAAGTTGTAGGAAAAGTAGAACTTCCTTATAAAGGAGATGAATTGCACCATTTTGGTTGGAATGCTTGTAGTTCTGCATTATGCCCTAATGGAATTCCTGGAATTGAGAGGAGATATTTAATAGTTCCCGGTTTAAGATCATCTAGGATTTATGTAATAGATACTAAAGAAAATCCTAGAAATCCAAAGATAACTAAAATAATTGAGCCAGAAGAAGTTAAGGAAAAATCAGGATATAGTAGACTTCATACTGTTCATTGCGGTCCTAATGGAATATATATCAGTGCTTTTGGTAACACTGCTGGTGAAGGCCCCGGAGGAATATTGGTTTTAGATCATTTTAGTTTTAATGTCTTAGGAAGATGGGAGATAGATAGGGGAGACCAGTATCTAGCATACGATTTCTGGTGGAATTTACCAAATGAAGTAATGGTTACAAGTGAATGGGGAGTTCCAAATACTATAGAAGACGGTTTAAAAATAGAACATTTAAAAGATAGATATGGAAATAGAATACATTTCTGGGATCTTGAAAAAAGGAGAAAAATACAATCTATTACCTTAGGTGACGAAAATAGAATGGCATTAGAATTAAGACCTTTCCATGACCCTACAAAGCTTATGGGATTCATAAATATGGTAGTAAGTCTAAAGGATTTGAGTAGTTCTATATGGCTATGGTATTATGAGGGAGGAAAATGGAATGCTGAAAAAGTTATAGAAATTGAAGCAGAAAAAAGCGATACTCAACTCCCTGAGATATTGAAGCCTTTTAATGCAGTTCCACCATTAGTTACTGACATAGATCTATCATTAGATGATAAGTATCTATATGTAAGCTGTTGGGGAACTGGAGAAGTTAGAAAATATGATGTAAGTAATCCATTTAAACCATCATTAGTAGGAAAGGTAAAACTTGGGGGGATTGGTTCAAAAGAATATCATCCTTCAGGAGTAGAACTGAGTGGAGGTCCTCAGATGTTAGAGGTAAGTAGAGATGGAAAGAGAATTTACGTAACGAATTCATTATATAGCACTTGGGATAATCAGTTTTATCCTGGCGGGATAAGAGGATGGATGGTTAAGTTAAATTCGGAAGATGGTTTGAGATTGGATAAAGAGTTCTTAGTTGATTTTGGAGAAGCTAGAGCTCATCAAACTAGATTGAGTGGAGGAGATGCAAGTTCAGATTCTTATTGCTATCCTTAG
- a CDS encoding proton-conducting transporter membrane subunit: MIPYIIFILSLILVLITFLMKKKLYAISLSIIAITINSYFLLKSGLFTNFFVGTRIGSFGFTVNSLNYPFLITILIVSILTLIFSSKYFEGRKINWGLFSGFFSLSSVTLIYTVLSTNLLELLIFLEVSIISVFFLILLYGKEDKERASSMFILWSQIGMSLLLASIILIGIGLNTMDIYKTYGIFNNFSSFGYAVLVFMLATIGMMIKSAQVGANTWLPKTYKESPSSVIILNSLVTGISLYIVILYFYLFNSLSYLAPIFIGWAILSMIYGGINTFSQNNMNKFLGYSSISQLGYMLLGASISFFIGLNSSVTIIPLGILASIFIYISIAFGKGILFMSVGGIEKEVEYKEDGLFKSSPIYTAFSFIGVLNVLGLPPTIGFIGEILLILSSAELIQKAGILFIPIIIGILISIAISSGYAALFFKKIYGGKKLSANLDKSLYTVTMGILSILSVILSLDPEILSSSFNNFVTFTSGNYFILPLIVFLPSLGSFLALITPSSLSQNLRGYISLATIGIASALGIYNLINILSVPHTFISTVFSFDLFSYFAFSSSLMQSIISVFVLVISFFIALYSIDYMKEDKVLRRYWGFFGFFITSMLAVVLSNNLILFLLGWEGTSLASFALISYYLDDTEKNIVGDPGKIFFGIRNVSTPSVSGIRALIFTRMADVGLIAGLGYLLFETTFSQYSGISALYPPGTSIFGSLSTFTSPFSMIILILLYIGGLCKSAQFPFTQWLITAMTGPTPVSALIHAATMVNLGAIFTFLTYPFLVGNSSLNLYTFFEFMIAISAFTAIYTSLNALVSNEQKVILANSTADQISLMILSSSIGGILTLYFHSIAYLYTGISIGILQMIAHGLYKASLFMNAGSVIHYTESRYIGEYPSLYKRLKSVFTLQLLASLNLASIPPLIGFWAHSFIAYLVSFNPYLVTLYLILEFASAIYIIRYLVRTFLWRGENMIGIDLLYKPPRYSYATFSYSNHDLHNYSKDENRLGKLMIISPGLLVAITIITGALIVGITRFMSTQMFAIKGFLSFSLSDALISLLGIVVAYLVFTRNIHIEKLNPVMDFLYSGFFIYPLLDKLGMYSMKFFNKTYETIEYNGLYTALNVKLPLMVRKFGGWAVTKVQTGILRNYVGFYIVGLIMVLIILLIII, encoded by the coding sequence ATGATCCCGTATATTATATTTATATTATCATTAATTTTAGTATTAATAACATTTTTAATGAAGAAAAAATTATACGCAATATCGTTATCAATAATTGCGATAACTATTAATTCTTATTTTCTTTTAAAATCAGGATTATTTACTAACTTCTTTGTTGGAACAAGAATAGGATCTTTTGGATTTACCGTAAACAGTCTAAATTATCCATTCTTGATTACAATACTTATTGTCTCAATACTCACTCTAATTTTTTCTTCTAAATATTTTGAAGGCAGAAAAATCAATTGGGGATTGTTCTCTGGATTCTTTTCTCTTTCGTCTGTTACATTAATCTATACAGTATTATCTACAAATCTCTTAGAATTATTAATATTTTTAGAAGTTTCGATTATTTCAGTATTCTTCCTAATTCTTCTTTATGGAAAAGAGGACAAAGAGAGAGCTTCCAGCATGTTTATATTATGGTCACAGATAGGAATGAGCCTTTTATTAGCCTCAATAATACTCATAGGCATAGGATTAAACACAATGGATATATATAAAACATACGGAATTTTTAATAACTTCTCGTCTTTTGGTTATGCCGTTCTAGTTTTTATGTTAGCTACTATAGGGATGATGATTAAAAGTGCTCAAGTAGGAGCCAATACGTGGTTACCTAAAACATATAAGGAATCCCCTAGTTCAGTAATAATTCTAAATAGTCTAGTAACTGGTATAAGCTTGTATATAGTTATTCTTTATTTTTATCTTTTTAACTCATTATCTTACTTAGCACCTATCTTTATAGGATGGGCAATATTATCAATGATTTACGGTGGAATTAATACATTTTCTCAAAATAATATGAATAAATTCCTGGGGTATTCAAGCATATCACAATTAGGCTACATGTTATTGGGAGCATCAATATCCTTCTTTATCGGTTTAAACTCCAGTGTTACAATTATACCATTAGGTATTTTAGCCTCAATATTTATCTATATTTCTATAGCTTTTGGAAAAGGAATATTATTTATGAGTGTTGGAGGAATAGAAAAAGAAGTTGAATACAAAGAGGACGGATTATTTAAATCATCTCCAATATATACTGCATTTTCCTTTATAGGCGTATTAAATGTACTAGGCTTACCTCCTACGATAGGATTTATAGGAGAAATATTATTAATCTTATCTTCAGCAGAGTTAATACAGAAAGCCGGAATATTGTTTATCCCAATCATAATAGGAATCTTAATTTCCATAGCCATATCCTCTGGATACGCTGCCCTCTTCTTTAAGAAAATATACGGTGGGAAAAAATTAAGTGCCAATCTCGATAAAAGTCTGTACACAGTAACCATGGGAATACTTTCTATCCTTAGTGTGATTTTATCTCTGGATCCCGAGATACTTTCGTCTTCATTTAACAATTTCGTTACATTTACTTCAGGAAATTATTTTATTTTGCCGTTAATAGTCTTTCTTCCATCTTTAGGTTCGTTCTTGGCACTAATTACTCCGAGTTCTTTAAGTCAGAATTTAAGAGGCTATATTTCTTTAGCTACAATAGGAATAGCTTCAGCTTTGGGAATTTATAATTTAATTAACATATTATCTGTCCCTCATACATTCATTTCAACCGTATTTTCATTCGATCTTTTCAGTTATTTTGCCTTTAGTTCTTCTCTAATGCAATCTATTATTTCAGTATTTGTTTTAGTAATATCCTTCTTTATTGCATTATATAGTATTGACTATATGAAAGAAGATAAAGTTTTGAGAAGATATTGGGGATTCTTTGGATTCTTCATAACATCCATGTTAGCTGTCGTACTATCAAATAATTTAATATTATTTCTCTTAGGTTGGGAAGGTACTTCATTAGCCTCATTTGCTTTAATAAGTTACTACTTAGACGATACTGAAAAGAATATAGTTGGAGATCCTGGAAAAATATTCTTTGGTATCAGAAATGTTTCTACACCCAGCGTAAGTGGTATAAGGGCGTTAATATTCACGAGAATGGCAGACGTTGGATTAATAGCTGGACTAGGTTATTTATTATTTGAAACTACTTTTTCTCAGTATTCCGGAATATCTGCATTGTATCCTCCAGGTACATCGATATTTGGATCATTATCTACATTTACTTCTCCATTTTCTATGATCATCCTTATATTACTATATATAGGTGGTTTATGTAAGAGTGCCCAATTCCCATTTACTCAGTGGCTCATAACAGCCATGACTGGGCCTACACCAGTTAGTGCATTGATTCATGCTGCTACAATGGTTAATCTAGGGGCGATTTTTACATTCCTTACATATCCCTTCTTAGTAGGTAATTCTAGTTTGAATTTATATACTTTCTTTGAATTTATGATTGCTATATCAGCTTTTACTGCAATATATACAAGTTTGAATGCATTAGTATCTAATGAGCAAAAAGTAATTTTAGCCAATTCTACGGCAGATCAGATTTCATTAATGATACTTTCATCTTCGATAGGAGGAATACTAACTCTATATTTCCATTCTATAGCTTATCTTTACACTGGAATTTCTATAGGCATACTACAAATGATAGCTCACGGATTATATAAAGCATCGTTATTTATGAATGCGGGTTCTGTAATTCATTACACTGAAAGTAGGTACATTGGTGAATATCCTTCTCTATATAAGAGATTAAAAAGCGTATTTACGCTTCAACTATTAGCTTCTCTAAACTTAGCGAGTATTCCACCACTAATAGGCTTTTGGGCACATTCCTTTATTGCATATTTAGTGTCTTTTAATCCGTACTTGGTTACTTTGTACTTAATTTTAGAATTTGCAAGCGCGATTTACATTATTAGGTACCTGGTAAGAACTTTCTTATGGAGAGGCGAAAATATGATTGGTATTGATCTACTTTACAAACCTCCAAGATACAGCTATGCTACGTTCTCATACTCAAATCACGATTTGCATAACTATTCAAAAGATGAAAATAGGTTAGGTAAATTAATGATTATCTCTCCAGGGTTATTAGTTGCAATAACTATCATAACAGGGGCTCTAATAGTAGGAATAACTAGATTCATGTCCACTCAAATGTTTGCAATTAAGGGATTCCTATCATTTAGTCTCTCGGATGCACTTATTTCGTTATTAGGCATAGTAGTAGCATATTTAGTATTTACAAGGAATATTCATATAGAGAAACTGAATCCAGTAATGGACTTCTTATATTCCGGATTCTTCATATATCCATTATTAGATAAGCTAGGAATGTACTCCATGAAATTCTTTAATAAGACATACGAAACCATAGAATATAACGGTTTATATACTGCACTAAATGTAAAATTACCTTTAATGGTAAGGAAGTTTGGTGGTTGGGCTGTAACAAAAGTACAAACTGGAATACTGAGGAACTATGTGGGATTCTACATAGTTGGATTAATAATGGTACTAATAATATTGCTTATTATAATCTAA
- a CDS encoding peroxiredoxin has protein sequence MKLKVGDKAPDFEAEDDEGKRVKLSDFLGKYVVLYFYPKDDTPGCRTEALSFKEKWDELTKMGVVVLGVSGDDINSHKKFKEKYGLPFKLLSDPDNKIRELYGAKGLLIPPRITFVIDKEGKITHIYSSQMNASNHVKEAMNAIMKLESVKT, from the coding sequence ATGAAACTCAAAGTAGGAGATAAAGCTCCAGATTTTGAAGCTGAAGATGATGAAGGTAAAAGAGTTAAATTATCAGATTTTCTAGGAAAGTACGTAGTATTATACTTCTATCCTAAGGATGATACTCCTGGATGCAGAACAGAAGCTCTGAGTTTTAAGGAGAAATGGGACGAATTAACAAAAATGGGAGTTGTAGTATTGGGAGTAAGTGGAGACGACATTAATTCGCATAAGAAATTCAAAGAAAAATACGGTTTACCTTTCAAACTTCTTAGTGATCCAGATAACAAGATAAGGGAATTATACGGTGCTAAGGGTCTCCTCATTCCTCCTAGAATAACATTCGTTATAGATAAAGAAGGAAAAATTACCCATATTTATTCTTCTCAAATGAATGCCTCAAATCACGTTAAGGAAGCTATGAACGCAATTATGAAATTAGAAAGTGTAAAAACTTGA
- a CDS encoding MFS transporter: MEYKWVALSNTTVGILMATINGTITIISLPAIFRGIDINPFTSFQYLLWILMGYNIVTATLLVSFGRLSDMYGRVRLYNLGFLIFTIGSILLSITPNTGSLGALELIFFRIIQGVGGAFLMANSTAILTDAFPYTERGKALGINQIAGLAGSLVGLILGGILSVINWRYVFLVSVPVGIFGTIWSYTKLKELSKPSRNEGLDPIGNITFGLGLILILIGVTYGLMPYGTSQTGWEDPWVITSMVVGTGLLVSFLYVEKKVKYPMFRLELFKIRMFAAGNIASMLRSFAYGGLMIMIIIFLQGIWLPLHGYSYSETPFWAGIYTIPLMLGFVTMGPISGWLSDKHGARLLSTLGMVIVGIGFLALTTLPYNFNYPEFALIIFVMGLGNGMFASPNTASIMNSVPSKYRGVASGMRATLQNSGQTASIALFFTIVIISLAATLPHALAQSVTQAGAPQLAPLVQKVPVTGALFAAFLGYDPVKSILSTLPQNILSTIPSTAISTMEQRTWFPTAIAPAFMSSLRDAFYVGAGMSFIAAITSALRGRIQIAELEEKVGRNADK; this comes from the coding sequence ATGGAGTATAAGTGGGTTGCACTGAGCAATACTACTGTAGGAATTTTAATGGCGACAATAAATGGTACCATTACGATAATTTCTCTCCCTGCAATATTTAGAGGAATAGACATAAATCCGTTTACTTCGTTCCAATACTTATTGTGGATCTTAATGGGATATAATATAGTAACAGCTACTCTTCTAGTATCCTTTGGTAGACTTTCTGATATGTACGGAAGAGTTAGACTTTACAATTTAGGTTTTCTTATATTCACTATAGGTTCAATACTTTTATCAATAACTCCAAACACTGGAAGTCTAGGAGCGTTAGAACTAATATTTTTTAGAATTATACAAGGTGTTGGAGGAGCTTTTCTAATGGCAAATAGTACGGCAATCCTAACTGATGCTTTTCCTTATACTGAAAGAGGAAAGGCTTTGGGAATAAACCAAATTGCGGGATTGGCGGGATCTCTTGTAGGATTGATTTTGGGAGGAATACTTTCAGTAATAAATTGGAGATACGTATTTTTAGTAAGCGTCCCTGTAGGAATCTTCGGAACAATATGGAGTTATACTAAATTGAAGGAATTAAGTAAGCCCAGTAGAAACGAGGGATTAGATCCTATAGGAAATATAACTTTCGGTTTAGGTCTTATATTAATATTAATCGGCGTAACTTACGGATTAATGCCTTACGGAACATCTCAAACTGGATGGGAAGATCCTTGGGTAATAACTTCCATGGTTGTCGGTACTGGACTTTTGGTATCTTTCCTTTATGTAGAAAAGAAAGTTAAATATCCCATGTTTAGGTTAGAACTCTTTAAGATAAGAATGTTTGCCGCAGGCAATATAGCAAGCATGTTAAGATCGTTCGCTTATGGGGGATTGATGATAATGATAATAATTTTCCTTCAAGGAATATGGTTACCATTACATGGATACAGTTATTCTGAGACACCGTTCTGGGCCGGAATATATACAATACCTTTAATGCTAGGATTCGTAACTATGGGACCCATAAGCGGATGGTTATCAGATAAACATGGAGCAAGACTATTATCTACTTTGGGAATGGTGATAGTAGGTATTGGATTTTTAGCATTAACCACCCTTCCATATAACTTCAATTATCCAGAATTTGCGTTAATAATTTTTGTAATGGGATTAGGTAATGGAATGTTTGCGTCTCCAAATACTGCATCAATAATGAATAGCGTACCTTCAAAATATAGGGGAGTAGCATCAGGAATGAGAGCTACTTTACAGAATAGTGGACAAACTGCTAGTATAGCTTTATTTTTTACCATAGTCATAATATCTCTTGCAGCTACACTTCCTCATGCCTTAGCTCAATCCGTCACTCAAGCGGGAGCACCTCAATTAGCTCCTTTAGTTCAAAAGGTTCCAGTTACTGGAGCACTTTTTGCGGCTTTCTTAGGTTATGATCCAGTAAAATCCATATTGTCCACATTACCCCAAAATATATTGTCCACAATACCATCAACTGCTATTTCCACAATGGAACAAAGAACGTGGTTTCCCACAGCTATAGCCCCAGCCTTCATGAGTTCCTTAAGAGATGCATTTTACGTAGGTGCAGGGATGTCATTTATTGCAGCAATTACATCCGCTCTTAGGGGAAGAATTCAAATAGCAGAACTCGAAGAAAAGGTTGGTAGAAATGCAGATAAATGA
- a CDS encoding MarR family winged helix-turn-helix transcriptional regulator, whose translation MQINEEDIQIFSTIAKIHRAMQRELNRRLQKLNITYLDFLILKATNEGPTTMVGLAKRFYITQAAITSAVDRLEKYYLVERKRNSKDRRIIVISITPEGKRTFEEGVKIYKAFASEILEDMGEMTDVLIKLNRILEKMNNIEEK comes from the coding sequence ATGCAGATAAATGAGGAAGATATACAGATTTTCAGTACTATAGCTAAGATACATAGGGCCATGCAGAGAGAATTAAATAGACGTTTACAGAAGCTTAATATTACCTATTTAGATTTCCTCATTTTGAAGGCTACAAACGAAGGACCTACTACGATGGTGGGATTAGCTAAAAGATTTTATATAACTCAAGCAGCAATTACTTCAGCCGTAGATAGATTAGAGAAGTATTATTTAGTTGAGAGAAAAAGAAATTCTAAGGACAGAAGAATAATCGTTATATCGATAACTCCTGAAGGTAAAAGAACTTTTGAAGAAGGCGTTAAAATATATAAGGCGTTCGCATCAGAGATTCTTGAGGATATGGGAGAAATGACTGACGTATTAATAAAATTAAATAGAATTTTAGAAAAAATGAATAATATTGAAGAAAAATAG
- a CDS encoding sulfocyanin — translation MKIPKAIELAIIVISIIVIVIGGVFLAMVPVHTSHTTAPTSYSTSTNTSTSTSSSSSSSGYVWG, via the coding sequence ATGAAAATACCTAAGGCAATAGAATTGGCAATAATAGTGATTTCAATTATAGTGATAGTAATAGGAGGAGTATTCTTAGCTATGGTACCAGTTCATACATCGCATACTACTGCGCCCACATCTTACAGTACTTCCACTAACACATCGACGTCTACATCCAGTAGTTCCTCAAGTTCAGGGTACGTATGGGGATAG
- a CDS encoding amidohydrolase family protein — translation MLKIDVHAHYFPLDIIKEFKNKLNFSFNINSNKIKVIVGKNSWEGSAYNGFLNEEKLIEDLHNSEVDIRILSLAPISYLYDVDINIALSFYKKFNDKLSEISEKSKGKFMGIAGIPLQEPSIAVEELKRAVNDLGLKGVLIGTHILNWNLDDKKFEELFQSVSSLNIPILIHPQITDIICSENLRNYYFTNLLGVPIEDTIAVASLIMSGMIEKYNLRVIVPQGGGFLPYQIGRIDHGYKVRGNSADLNKIPSDFLKNMYFDNIVFNTKVLEFLINFVGEDHVVLGSDYPFKMGYYKPYEIIEKIKISEEDKDKIAEKNARLLFHI, via the coding sequence ATGCTAAAAATTGATGTGCATGCACATTATTTTCCACTTGATATTATAAAGGAATTTAAAAACAAACTTAATTTCTCCTTTAATATAAATAGCAATAAAATCAAGGTTATTGTAGGAAAGAATTCTTGGGAAGGAAGTGCCTATAATGGATTTTTAAATGAGGAGAAATTGATAGAAGATCTCCATAACAGTGAAGTAGATATAAGAATACTTTCTTTGGCACCAATTTCGTATCTATACGATGTTGACATAAATATAGCGTTAAGTTTTTATAAAAAATTTAATGATAAATTATCCGAAATTAGCGAAAAAAGTAAAGGTAAGTTTATGGGGATTGCAGGGATTCCACTTCAAGAACCTAGTATAGCGGTGGAGGAATTAAAAAGGGCTGTTAACGATCTTGGTCTTAAGGGCGTATTAATAGGTACTCATATATTAAATTGGAATCTGGATGATAAGAAATTCGAAGAACTCTTTCAAAGTGTTAGTTCTCTGAATATACCTATCCTTATTCACCCACAAATTACCGATATTATATGTAGCGAAAATTTAAGAAACTATTATTTTACTAACTTATTAGGAGTACCTATCGAAGATACTATAGCCGTAGCTTCATTGATAATGTCTGGCATGATCGAGAAATATAATCTAAGAGTAATAGTACCTCAAGGTGGAGGGTTTCTTCCATATCAGATTGGGAGAATCGATCACGGATATAAAGTTAGGGGGAATTCGGCAGATCTAAATAAAATACCAAGCGATTTTTTAAAGAATATGTATTTTGATAATATAGTATTTAATACTAAAGTATTAGAATTTCTCATTAACTTCGTAGGAGAAGATCATGTAGTATTAGGAAGCGATTATCCATTTAAAATGGGCTACTATAAACCATATGAAATAATAGAGAAAATTAAAATTAGTGAAGAAGATAAAGATAAAATAGCAGAGAAAAATGCTAGATTATTATTTCACATATGA
- a CDS encoding metal-sulfur cluster assembly factor: MIEKIIDILKEIYDPEIPINIYDLGLVREINIDEDKITVRLIFTANKGCTLADMIAIQAKYKISKEFPNYKVSVMSDYNVKWNLSYATNEGRTMLEEIYGKETVQSLENVTIEDIIRPKFRVENLDPKSYMAEIIDRRYKEFKNWYERHRIL, encoded by the coding sequence ATGATAGAAAAAATTATAGATATTTTGAAGGAAATTTACGATCCAGAGATTCCTATAAATATATATGATCTAGGATTAGTGAGAGAGATTAATATTGATGAAGATAAGATTACTGTTAGACTTATTTTTACAGCAAATAAGGGCTGCACGTTAGCTGATATGATAGCTATTCAAGCTAAATATAAAATTTCCAAAGAATTTCCTAATTATAAAGTAAGTGTAATGTCAGATTATAATGTTAAGTGGAATTTAAGTTATGCTACTAATGAGGGGAGAACAATGCTAGAGGAAATCTATGGCAAGGAGACAGTACAAAGTTTAGAAAATGTTACGATAGAGGACATTATTAGACCAAAATTTAGGGTAGAGAATTTAGATCCAAAAAGTTATATGGCAGAAATAATTGATAGAAGATATAAGGAATTTAAAAATTGGTATGAGAGACATAGAATTTTATAA